Proteins encoded within one genomic window of Alteribacter populi:
- a CDS encoding YycC family protein yields MKPNQFSLETAQVLSKKLNMPIEHIMHTPPHIIMAKLKQLEDEEQNNEEGAEDKGE; encoded by the coding sequence ATGAAGCCAAACCAATTTTCTTTAGAAACAGCTCAAGTTTTGTCAAAAAAATTAAATATGCCAATTGAACACATTATGCATACTCCTCCACATATTATTATGGCAAAATTAAAGCAGCTGGAGGATGAAGAGCAAAACAATGAAGAGGGTGCAGAAGATAAAGGGGAATAA
- the opp4B gene encoding oligopeptide ABC transporter permease has protein sequence MLLYTIRRIFIMIPIMIMISIVVFALALAMPGDALSGQIDPANSSPEYVEEMRDRLGLNDPVHVQYARWAGNILQWDFGRSFNHRMPVTEVIGQRLPNTILLSALSLIITYILAFFMGRYAGRNPYTIGDYGIQGLNYLMLAIPSFVAAIFAIFFFSFQLGWFPATGSISSGVEPGTMEYYLSKLKHAALPALVLGGLTTASYTQFLRNDIIESAQKDYVRTARAKGTPEGRIYNKHILRNSVIPIVTLFGFDIASIIGGAVIIETVFSYPGIGQLLISSIDNRDSSVVLAITLMLSIATLIGNLIADLVYGVVDPRIRVE, from the coding sequence ATGTTACTTTACACAATACGAAGAATTTTCATCATGATACCGATTATGATTATGATCTCCATTGTGGTATTCGCCCTGGCATTAGCTATGCCAGGGGATGCCCTTTCCGGGCAAATCGATCCTGCAAACTCCTCTCCTGAATATGTCGAAGAGATGAGAGACCGACTCGGCCTAAATGATCCCGTCCATGTGCAATACGCACGATGGGCAGGTAACATTTTGCAGTGGGATTTTGGACGGTCGTTTAATCATCGTATGCCAGTAACAGAGGTCATTGGTCAACGGTTACCGAATACAATTCTGCTTTCGGCTTTATCGTTAATCATTACGTATATACTGGCCTTTTTCATGGGGCGTTATGCGGGTCGTAACCCATATACCATTGGAGATTATGGTATTCAAGGCTTAAACTATTTAATGTTAGCGATACCTAGCTTCGTAGCAGCCATTTTTGCGATATTTTTCTTCTCGTTCCAGTTAGGTTGGTTCCCTGCAACAGGCAGTATTAGTTCAGGTGTTGAACCTGGAACGATGGAATACTATCTAAGTAAATTGAAGCATGCGGCTTTACCGGCTTTAGTTCTTGGTGGATTAACGACAGCTAGTTATACGCAATTTTTACGTAATGACATTATTGAAAGTGCTCAAAAGGACTATGTGCGAACTGCACGAGCGAAGGGTACTCCTGAAGGACGCATTTATAACAAACATATATTACGTAACTCGGTTATTCCAATTGTTACGTTATTTGGATTTGACATTGCAAGTATCATCGGCGGTGCCGTTATTATCGAAACAGTGTTTTCTTACCCTGGAATTGGCCAATTATTGATTAGTTCTATTGATAACCGGGACTCCTCAGTAGTACTCGCGATTACGCTAATGCTATCGATTGCAACACTGATTGGTAACTTGATAGCGGACCTCGTATACGGTGTGGTAGATCCAAGGATAAGGGTAGAATAG
- the opp4A gene encoding oligopeptide ABC transporter substrate-binding protein, translating to MKKSLLLLLAMLLSISILVVACGDDSEDPVDADPEEEDVDDDADADEDADGDSGDDTAQDDAPQGGTVTYGFTQPFAGLFDWAHYEGEDDSLALKIFNGDALVKTGDDLLPEPSLAHTFEVSDDGYVVTFELEEGVMWHNGEELTGDDFKFAWEVIAHPDYEGPRWSNVNIIEGAQEVKDGEADEISGVNIVDDYTIEVTVVDPAPNTVDSLWTYPMPKAHLEHLEVAEIEDADEVRREPVGLGAYKVTNIVPGEQVEFEAFEDYWRGAPNLEGVVYKIIDGSMAAELLVQGEVDIIDLPPSQAVTLEGDDSVYLEEVEALSYSYVGFKLGHWDGEENIMDNPKFEDVRVRQAIAHALDRQGIIDSFSEGYGTVINAPESVISWAYPDESTLNQYEYDEDKSKELLAEAGFEDVTGDGFVENADGEEFTVNFMAMSGSDISEPRAQYIVQNLQDVGINAQLQDGQLFEFNLFYDLVEEDDPDIDLFMGAWGLSPDPDPTGLWSVDDFWNFPRWVNEDSEELIADGLSDEALDIDYRTNVYQEWHQLVNEELPLIPLNSPIDVYGISSDVHGVTPDIRDAITDPHLWYREN from the coding sequence ATGAAAAAATCGTTACTTTTGTTGCTCGCGATGTTACTTTCAATCTCTATTCTGGTAGTAGCTTGTGGAGACGATTCAGAAGATCCGGTTGATGCGGATCCAGAAGAAGAAGACGTAGATGATGATGCAGATGCAGACGAAGATGCGGATGGAGACAGCGGTGATGACACTGCTCAAGATGACGCTCCTCAAGGTGGAACAGTGACTTACGGTTTTACACAGCCGTTTGCAGGGTTGTTTGACTGGGCTCACTATGAAGGTGAAGATGACAGTTTAGCACTTAAAATTTTCAATGGAGACGCTTTAGTAAAAACGGGTGACGATCTGTTGCCAGAGCCTAGCTTAGCGCATACGTTTGAAGTTTCTGATGATGGCTATGTCGTAACGTTTGAACTTGAAGAAGGCGTTATGTGGCACAACGGAGAAGAACTTACTGGCGACGATTTCAAATTCGCTTGGGAAGTCATTGCTCACCCGGACTATGAAGGTCCTCGTTGGTCTAACGTGAACATTATTGAAGGTGCACAAGAAGTAAAAGACGGTGAAGCTGACGAAATTTCCGGTGTTAACATCGTGGATGACTATACAATTGAAGTGACTGTTGTCGATCCTGCGCCTAACACTGTAGATAGCCTTTGGACTTATCCAATGCCAAAAGCTCACTTAGAGCATCTTGAGGTAGCTGAAATAGAAGATGCTGATGAGGTTCGTCGTGAGCCGGTAGGACTTGGTGCATACAAAGTAACTAACATTGTACCTGGTGAACAAGTAGAGTTCGAAGCATTCGAAGACTACTGGAGAGGTGCTCCTAACCTAGAAGGTGTCGTTTATAAAATCATTGATGGATCGATGGCTGCAGAGCTACTAGTTCAGGGTGAAGTTGATATTATTGATTTGCCACCAAGTCAAGCGGTGACGCTTGAAGGGGACGATTCCGTTTACCTTGAAGAAGTCGAAGCATTATCCTACAGCTATGTTGGTTTCAAACTAGGACATTGGGATGGCGAAGAAAACATCATGGATAATCCTAAGTTTGAAGATGTAAGAGTTCGTCAAGCCATTGCACATGCGCTTGATCGTCAAGGGATTATTGACTCCTTCAGTGAAGGATACGGAACGGTCATTAACGCACCTGAATCCGTAATTAGCTGGGCATACCCAGATGAGTCTACCCTTAATCAGTACGAGTATGATGAAGATAAATCAAAAGAACTGCTTGCTGAAGCAGGATTTGAAGATGTAACAGGAGATGGGTTTGTAGAGAACGCAGATGGAGAAGAGTTTACTGTGAACTTCATGGCGATGTCTGGTAGCGATATTTCGGAGCCACGTGCGCAGTATATCGTCCAAAACCTTCAAGACGTAGGAATCAATGCACAATTGCAAGATGGTCAACTGTTTGAATTTAACCTTTTCTATGACTTAGTTGAAGAAGACGATCCAGACATTGACTTGTTCATGGGTGCATGGGGTCTTTCACCTGATCCAGATCCAACTGGTCTTTGGAGTGTAGATGACTTCTGGAACTTCCCACGTTGGGTTAATGAAGATTCAGAAGAGCTAATTGCTGATGGTTTAAGTGATGAAGCATTAGATATTGACTATCGTACAAATGTCTATCAAGAGTGGCATCAGCTTGTGAATGAAGAGTTACCACTTATTCCTTTGAACTCTCCAATTGACGTTTATGGAATCTCTAGTGATGTTCACGGTGTAACACCGGACATTCGTGATGCGATTACTGATCCGCACCTATGGTACAGAGAAAATTAA
- the opp4C gene encoding oligopeptide ABC transporter permease, whose translation MAVTVNAQKAEDLKKKAKKQSPWAIARRKLFRNKLAMISLGFLVVVTILAYLAPFIAPFDPTRVDIINRNQPPGGDYLLGTDNSGRDVFSLLLYGARTSLTIGFVCMIAVVTIGTVIGSISGYYGGWVDAVLMRFTDFMMNFPFLVFVIVLASIFREAGIWALIIVISALSWTGAARVVRSKTMSEKENEYVMAAISIGGSPFKVIRKHLLPNVMTTIIVQATLLLAVMIVAETALSFLGFGVPSGTASWGNMMQEARQPHVIRELWWIWVPPALAITFTILSINFIGEGVKDAFNPKSAR comes from the coding sequence ATGGCAGTAACTGTAAATGCTCAGAAAGCAGAGGATTTAAAGAAAAAGGCCAAAAAGCAATCTCCATGGGCGATTGCGCGCCGAAAACTGTTTCGAAATAAACTAGCAATGATTAGTTTGGGGTTTCTAGTGGTAGTAACGATATTAGCTTATCTTGCGCCTTTTATTGCTCCGTTTGACCCTACACGAGTAGATATCATAAATCGTAACCAGCCGCCTGGAGGAGATTACCTACTTGGAACCGATAATTCCGGAAGAGATGTTTTTTCTCTCCTTTTATATGGAGCTAGAACATCACTCACGATTGGATTTGTCTGTATGATCGCTGTTGTTACTATTGGAACGGTCATCGGATCGATTTCTGGTTATTACGGTGGTTGGGTTGACGCTGTATTGATGCGTTTCACAGACTTCATGATGAACTTCCCTTTCCTCGTATTTGTTATCGTTTTAGCATCGATTTTCCGTGAAGCTGGGATTTGGGCATTAATTATTGTGATTAGTGCACTATCGTGGACTGGGGCCGCTAGGGTTGTCCGAAGTAAAACGATGTCGGAAAAAGAGAACGAATACGTTATGGCGGCAATCTCAATAGGTGGTTCGCCGTTCAAAGTTATTCGGAAGCACTTATTACCGAATGTCATGACAACGATTATTGTACAAGCAACATTATTACTGGCGGTTATGATTGTCGCTGAAACGGCATTAAGTTTCTTAGGTTTTGGGGTTCCTTCTGGCACTGCGAGTTGGGGGAATATGATGCAGGAAGCGCGTCAACCGCACGTTATTCGTGAATTATGGTGGATTTGGGTTCCACCTGCATTAGCGATTACGTTTACAATTCTCTCCATCAACTTTATTGGAGAAGGGGTTAAAGATGCTTTTAATCCAAAATCAGCAAGGTAA
- the dnaX gene encoding DNA polymerase III subunit gamma/tau, giving the protein MSYQALYRVWRPRILSDVVGQEHITKTLKNALLQQKLSHAYLFTGPRGTGKTSAAKIIAKAINCEHAPVEEPCNECTACLGISDGSVVDVMEIDAASNNGVDEIRDIRDKVKFAPSSVRYKVYIIDEVHMLSTGAFNALLKTLEEPPRHVIFILATTEPHKIPLTIISRCQRFDFKRISSDSMVGRMQEIIQASNIDVAEDALGMIARASEGGMRDALSLLDQAISYAEERVTLNDVLSIIGAVSQQLLFDIAESLKEKDVAKALKTIDAVIKEGKDPNRFLEDMIYFYRDVLLFKTAPSLTDSLERVTADEHFVSLAETLSSRWIYKVMELLNHFQQEMKWSNHPKVFLELFVVQACHQKDSHTNEGTAPDTDTVKKLVSKVNELEQTIQRLQTNPGNSNEGNGQSNRPSQPKPVAKNRAASASKSRGQMGRVREMLSKASKAHLQSLSSQWGQVSEQVKVKSVPASAWLNDCKPVACSEDQVVLAFKNEMHRDMIDTKFRSIVEDVIASTMNKKMVVLTLLSAHWEETKDSFVKDQRGDEGAEETDPVVDEAIKLVGEDLVEIKD; this is encoded by the coding sequence ATGAGCTATCAGGCACTTTACCGCGTCTGGCGTCCGAGGATTTTATCAGATGTCGTTGGACAGGAACATATCACCAAGACATTAAAAAACGCCTTGCTTCAACAAAAGCTCTCCCACGCATATTTGTTTACTGGACCTCGAGGAACAGGGAAAACAAGTGCTGCTAAGATCATTGCCAAAGCGATCAATTGCGAGCATGCTCCAGTAGAAGAACCGTGTAATGAATGTACAGCCTGCCTTGGTATATCTGATGGATCTGTTGTTGATGTAATGGAAATTGATGCAGCGAGTAATAATGGTGTGGATGAAATTCGAGACATTAGAGATAAAGTGAAATTTGCACCCAGCTCTGTACGGTACAAAGTTTATATTATCGATGAAGTACATATGCTTTCCACCGGAGCTTTCAATGCTTTGTTAAAAACATTAGAAGAGCCCCCGCGGCATGTGATCTTTATATTAGCAACAACAGAACCTCATAAAATTCCGTTAACCATCATATCTAGGTGTCAGCGTTTTGATTTCAAACGAATTTCATCGGATTCGATGGTTGGTCGAATGCAGGAAATTATTCAGGCATCTAACATTGATGTTGCAGAAGATGCGCTTGGAATGATCGCTCGGGCATCAGAGGGTGGTATGCGTGATGCGCTCAGTTTATTAGATCAAGCCATCTCATACGCAGAAGAACGTGTTACACTTAACGACGTACTCTCGATTATTGGCGCCGTTTCACAACAGCTTTTATTTGATATTGCTGAATCTCTAAAAGAGAAAGATGTTGCTAAAGCATTAAAAACGATTGATGCTGTTATAAAGGAAGGAAAAGATCCAAATCGCTTTTTAGAAGACATGATTTACTTCTATCGCGATGTTTTACTTTTTAAAACAGCACCTTCATTAACGGATTCATTAGAACGGGTTACTGCAGACGAGCACTTTGTATCTTTAGCAGAGACACTATCTTCACGATGGATTTATAAGGTTATGGAGCTTCTGAATCATTTTCAACAAGAGATGAAGTGGTCTAATCATCCCAAGGTATTCCTAGAATTATTTGTTGTTCAAGCTTGCCACCAAAAAGATTCTCATACCAATGAAGGGACAGCGCCAGATACTGATACGGTGAAAAAGCTCGTTTCAAAGGTGAATGAATTGGAGCAAACGATCCAACGACTACAAACCAACCCAGGTAATAGTAATGAGGGGAACGGACAATCGAATAGACCGTCGCAACCTAAACCAGTAGCCAAAAACCGAGCAGCTTCAGCAAGTAAGAGCCGTGGCCAAATGGGCAGAGTACGAGAGATGTTGTCCAAAGCGAGTAAAGCACATCTACAATCATTGTCGAGTCAATGGGGGCAAGTTTCCGAACAAGTAAAAGTAAAAAGCGTCCCAGCTTCAGCTTGGTTAAACGACTGTAAACCTGTAGCGTGCTCTGAAGATCAAGTTGTTCTTGCTTTCAAAAATGAAATGCACCGCGATATGATTGATACGAAGTTTCGCTCTATCGTGGAGGATGTCATTGCATCTACAATGAATAAAAAGATGGTTGTTCTCACGCTCCTTTCTGCACATTGGGAGGAAACGAAAGATTCTTTTGTAAAAGATCAGCGAGGAGACGAGGGTGCAGAGGAAACGGATCCGGTAGTGGACGAAGCGATTAAACTCGTCGGCGAAGACTTAGTAGAAATAAAGGACTAA
- the recR gene encoding recombination mediator RecR, producing MQYPEPISKLIEGFMRLPGIGPKTAARLAFYVLDMKEDDVLDFAKALVNAKRNLTYCSVCHHITDTDPCRICDDQSRDRSVVCIVQESKDVIAMEKMREFQGLYHVLHGAISPVDGIGPEDIHIPDLLKRLQDETVQEVIIATNPNIEGEATAMYISRLVKPTGIKVTRIAHGLPVGGDLEYADEVTLSKAIEGRREL from the coding sequence GTGCAATACCCAGAACCTATATCAAAACTTATTGAAGGTTTTATGCGCTTACCTGGTATCGGTCCAAAGACAGCTGCGAGGTTAGCTTTTTACGTTTTAGATATGAAAGAAGACGACGTGCTGGACTTCGCCAAAGCTTTAGTTAATGCGAAACGAAATCTTACCTATTGCTCTGTATGTCATCACATCACAGACACCGATCCGTGCCGTATTTGTGACGATCAATCTCGTGATCGTTCGGTTGTTTGTATCGTACAAGAATCAAAAGATGTTATTGCGATGGAGAAAATGAGAGAGTTTCAAGGATTGTACCATGTTCTCCATGGTGCTATTTCTCCTGTAGATGGAATCGGGCCAGAAGATATTCACATCCCAGATCTTTTAAAAAGACTTCAAGATGAGACTGTTCAAGAAGTCATTATAGCAACTAACCCTAATATTGAAGGGGAAGCAACAGCGATGTACATTTCACGTCTTGTAAAGCCGACGGGGATTAAAGTGACTAGAATTGCCCATGGCCTACCTGTAGGCGGGGATTTGGAATATGCTGATGAAGTTACATTATCCAAAGCTATTGAAGGCAGAAGAGAGCTATAG
- the tadA gene encoding tRNA adenosine(34) deaminase TadA, producing the protein MDWKENDQYWMKQAIREAKRAEALGEVPIGAVIVKDEAIIGKGYNLRESNQVATSHAEMTAIEKACETVGSWRLVDCTLYVTLEPCPMCAGAIVQSRLHRVVFGASDPKAGCCGTLMNLLDEPRFNHQVIVTSGVVESECSLLLSTFFKELRERKKRMKRLKSREELT; encoded by the coding sequence ATGGATTGGAAGGAAAACGATCAATACTGGATGAAACAAGCGATCCGTGAAGCCAAACGAGCTGAAGCGCTGGGTGAAGTTCCGATTGGTGCTGTCATTGTAAAGGATGAAGCGATTATAGGTAAAGGTTATAACTTACGTGAGTCGAACCAAGTGGCTACTTCTCATGCAGAAATGACTGCAATTGAAAAAGCGTGTGAAACGGTTGGGAGCTGGAGGCTGGTAGACTGTACGCTTTATGTCACCCTTGAACCGTGTCCGATGTGCGCAGGAGCGATTGTTCAATCCAGACTACATCGTGTTGTTTTTGGTGCTAGTGACCCCAAAGCAGGATGTTGCGGTACACTGATGAATTTACTTGATGAACCGAGATTCAACCACCAAGTTATCGTGACAAGCGGTGTTGTTGAAAGCGAATGTTCATTATTACTTTCCACCTTCTTTAAAGAACTACGAGAGCGAAAGAAAAGAATGAAACGATTAAAGAGCAGGGAGGAATTAACATGA
- a CDS encoding pro-sigmaK processing inhibitor BofA family protein — MEPIFVLSLLGAGIFLLLILGAPMKPLRFIGQGAIRLLIGALFLFFLNAFGSLFDYQLPINIMTASVSGFLGIPGIIALIIIDMSVLP, encoded by the coding sequence GTGGAACCAATCTTTGTATTATCTCTACTAGGTGCAGGCATTTTTTTATTATTAATTTTAGGAGCCCCTATGAAACCTCTTAGATTTATTGGACAAGGGGCGATTCGCTTGTTGATTGGAGCCTTATTTTTATTCTTTTTAAATGCATTCGGCTCGTTATTTGATTATCAGCTTCCAATCAACATAATGACGGCTTCTGTCTCGGGTTTTCTCGGGATACCGGGAATCATTGCTCTCATTATTATTGATATGTCAGTTTTGCCGTAA
- a CDS encoding YbaB/EbfC family nucleoid-associated protein — translation MKNMGNMMKQMQKMQKEMTKAQEQLKEETVEATAGGGMVTVVVSGEKRVMDIQIKEEVVDPDDVEMLQDLVLAATNEALSQVDELVNERMGKFTKGMNLPGMF, via the coding sequence ATGAAAAACATGGGTAATATGATGAAGCAAATGCAAAAGATGCAAAAGGAAATGACGAAGGCTCAGGAGCAGTTGAAAGAGGAAACAGTTGAAGCTACTGCCGGTGGTGGAATGGTGACTGTCGTTGTTAGTGGAGAAAAGCGAGTAATGGACATTCAAATTAAAGAAGAAGTAGTCGACCCCGATGACGTTGAAATGCTTCAAGACCTAGTATTAGCTGCAACGAACGAAGCGTTAAGCCAAGTAGATGAGCTAGTCAATGAGAGAATGGGCAAATTTACAAAAGGCATGAACCTGCCAGGAATGTTTTAA
- a CDS encoding YaaL family protein, which translates to MFFRKKGKIRRQEDERLLNKIDMLKMDLDQQKSMISRSDDYQDNLLYRSKITEVKYLFLLKEIRHRRASKTF; encoded by the coding sequence ATGTTCTTTAGAAAAAAAGGAAAAATTAGACGCCAGGAAGACGAGCGGTTACTAAATAAAATCGATATGCTAAAAATGGATTTGGACCAACAAAAAAGTATGATCTCCCGCAGTGATGATTATCAAGACAATCTATTATATCGTTCTAAGATAACAGAAGTGAAATATCTATTTCTTTTAAAAGAAATTCGTCATCGGCGTGCTTCTAAAACATTCTGA